The following proteins are co-located in the Gordonia polyisoprenivorans genome:
- a CDS encoding SDR family NAD(P)-dependent oxidoreductase codes for MRRRRQADRDDHALAGRTAVVTGGGSGIGAAFTRALASAGVHVWCADIDEQAATRTAQSTGSEHARAVGLDVTDADADAVRSVVDSVVADHGHIDLMFNNAGIALGGNTEELAAEQWDAVIDVNIRGVVHGVTAAYPHMIRQGSGHIVNTASMAGLTAAGLLTSYVMSKHAIVGLSLALRTEAAAHGVGVLVVCPAAVETPMLDADGVGGFTGRTYYLSGQGIRTPYPADRLASDTLRAIERHQPLLVVPAQARMAWRFARFSPGLMQTMATRFVAGQRDRQGL; via the coding sequence ATGAGGCGACGTCGGCAAGCAGATAGAGACGACCACGCGCTCGCGGGCCGAACGGCCGTGGTCACCGGCGGCGGGTCGGGGATCGGCGCGGCTTTCACGCGGGCTCTCGCGAGTGCCGGTGTCCACGTGTGGTGCGCCGACATCGACGAGCAGGCTGCGACGAGAACAGCGCAATCGACCGGATCGGAACACGCCCGTGCCGTCGGTCTCGACGTCACCGACGCCGACGCCGACGCCGTACGGTCCGTCGTGGACTCGGTGGTCGCCGACCACGGACACATCGACCTGATGTTCAACAACGCGGGGATCGCACTGGGCGGCAACACCGAGGAACTCGCGGCCGAGCAGTGGGATGCGGTCATCGACGTCAACATCCGCGGCGTCGTGCACGGTGTCACCGCGGCGTATCCGCACATGATCCGGCAGGGATCGGGCCACATCGTCAACACCGCGTCGATGGCCGGGCTCACCGCGGCCGGTTTGCTCACCAGCTACGTGATGAGCAAACACGCGATCGTCGGATTGTCGTTGGCGTTGCGGACCGAGGCCGCCGCGCACGGGGTGGGGGTGCTCGTGGTCTGCCCGGCTGCGGTGGAAACCCCGATGCTCGACGCCGACGGCGTCGGTGGCTTCACCGGGCGGACGTATTACCTTTCGGGCCAAGGGATTCGGACGCCGTATCCGGCGGATCGCCTGGCGTCGGACACCCTTCGGGCGATCGAGCGCCATCAACCGTTGCTCGTGGTGCCCGCGCAGGCCCGGATGGCCTGGCGGTTCGCGCGGTTCTCGCCCGGGCTCATGCAGACCATGGCCACACGTTTCGTCGCCGGCCAGCGGGACCGTCAAGGCTTGTGA
- a CDS encoding ATP-dependent DNA ligase, with the protein MASGQTLEVDGHTISVTNLAKVLYPSTGTRKFDVIDYYARIAEVMLPHLADRLVTRKRWPNGVDSTPFFEKSVPEGIPDWVTRRGVEHSSRIIEYVVADSPATLVWLAQMAALELHTPQWRLPRDDALADFAAEGPRANRLVLDLDPGPGVTLAQCGDIARDIHDMLDAAGLDSYPVTSGGKGIHVYARFPTPVSADSARTVAKQIATSLAQQQPDLVTATMAKSERPHKVFIDWSQNSASKTTLAPYSLRGREQPWVAAPRTWDEMADPDLTQLLYTEVLERIEEYGDLLDGLDDDGPPAGPDDSGDSGDAVDIAVQPDSGTSESGQVINLREYRRKRNAAVTPEPFGDKRFRDTEFTKSRSGKDEARVSRGQEPGGPIFVIQEHHARRLHYDFRLEHDGVLVSWAVPKNLPDDPDQNRLAVQTEDHPMDYADFSGDIPAGEYGGGHVEIWDRGTYETEKWRADEIIVRLHGDRIQGRYALIKTGEKNWLAHLMSDEPRPILPESLRDPRPMLATDESIDKLDSKDWAFEGKWDGYRLLVRYIGGEFKLTSRSGLDMTADFPELACITDELGLIDVVLDGEVVALDATGRTNFTLLAGRRSADEDVTLKLYLFDLLYLNGTSLLRKPWSQRRELLEELAPAFRRSRYVEVPPLLPGPGAAAAEYSREHGMEGVVAKRRSSTYQQGRRSNSWLKHKNWSDIEVVIGGWRPGRGNRAHTIGSLLLGLPEETGLRYVGRVGTGFTEAQLSALAEELEPLTIRRSPFLDKLDRPVAANAVWVLPKIVGEVRFMDWTSTGHLRHPSWRGIRRDKLPGDL; encoded by the coding sequence ATGGCGTCCGGGCAGACACTCGAGGTGGATGGGCACACCATCTCGGTGACCAACCTGGCCAAGGTGCTCTATCCGTCGACCGGCACCCGCAAGTTCGACGTCATCGACTATTACGCGCGGATCGCCGAGGTGATGCTCCCGCATCTCGCCGATCGTCTCGTCACCCGCAAACGCTGGCCCAACGGCGTCGACTCCACCCCGTTCTTCGAGAAGTCGGTCCCCGAGGGCATCCCCGACTGGGTGACCCGGCGCGGAGTCGAACACAGCAGCCGGATCATCGAGTACGTCGTCGCCGATTCGCCCGCAACACTGGTGTGGCTGGCGCAGATGGCGGCACTCGAGTTGCACACGCCGCAATGGCGACTGCCCCGAGACGATGCCCTCGCCGACTTCGCCGCCGAGGGTCCCAGGGCCAATCGTCTCGTCCTCGACCTCGATCCCGGGCCCGGGGTCACTCTCGCGCAGTGCGGTGACATCGCCCGCGACATCCACGACATGCTCGACGCCGCCGGACTGGATTCGTACCCGGTCACCAGTGGTGGCAAGGGAATTCACGTGTATGCGAGGTTCCCGACCCCGGTGTCGGCGGATTCGGCGCGAACGGTCGCCAAGCAGATCGCCACCTCACTGGCCCAGCAGCAGCCCGATCTGGTCACCGCGACCATGGCGAAATCCGAACGGCCCCACAAAGTATTCATCGATTGGAGCCAGAACAGCGCGTCCAAGACCACACTCGCGCCGTATTCCCTGCGGGGCCGCGAGCAGCCGTGGGTGGCCGCACCCCGGACCTGGGACGAGATGGCCGATCCCGACCTGACGCAGTTGCTCTACACCGAGGTCCTCGAACGGATCGAGGAGTATGGGGATCTCCTCGACGGACTCGACGACGATGGGCCGCCGGCCGGACCCGACGACTCGGGCGACTCGGGCGATGCGGTTGATATTGCGGTACAGCCCGATTCGGGCACCTCCGAGAGTGGTCAGGTGATCAACCTGCGCGAGTACCGCCGCAAACGCAACGCCGCGGTCACCCCGGAACCCTTCGGTGACAAAAGGTTCAGGGACACCGAATTCACGAAGTCACGATCCGGCAAGGACGAGGCCCGGGTATCACGTGGGCAGGAGCCGGGTGGGCCGATCTTCGTGATCCAGGAACACCACGCCCGTCGGTTGCACTACGACTTCCGGCTCGAACACGATGGTGTGCTGGTGAGTTGGGCCGTGCCGAAGAACCTGCCCGACGATCCCGACCAGAACCGTCTCGCCGTGCAGACCGAGGACCATCCCATGGACTACGCCGACTTCTCCGGCGACATCCCGGCCGGCGAGTACGGCGGCGGACATGTGGAGATCTGGGATCGCGGCACCTATGAGACCGAGAAGTGGCGCGCCGACGAGATCATCGTCCGGCTGCACGGTGACCGCATCCAAGGCCGGTACGCGCTGATCAAGACCGGCGAGAAGAACTGGCTCGCCCACCTGATGAGCGACGAACCACGACCGATCCTCCCGGAGAGCCTGCGCGATCCACGGCCGATGCTGGCCACCGACGAATCCATCGACAAACTCGACTCGAAGGACTGGGCCTTCGAGGGCAAGTGGGACGGGTATCGTCTCCTGGTCCGCTATATCGGTGGCGAATTCAAGCTCACCTCGCGCTCCGGCCTGGACATGACCGCCGACTTTCCCGAACTCGCCTGCATCACCGACGAACTCGGACTGATCGATGTCGTCCTCGACGGTGAGGTTGTCGCCCTCGATGCCACCGGCCGCACCAATTTCACATTGCTCGCCGGACGCAGATCCGCCGACGAGGACGTCACCCTCAAGCTGTATCTGTTCGACCTGCTCTACCTGAACGGGACGTCGCTGCTCCGCAAACCGTGGTCGCAGCGTCGCGAGCTGCTCGAGGAACTGGCCCCGGCCTTCCGCCGATCCCGCTACGTCGAGGTACCGCCGCTACTACCCGGGCCGGGCGCGGCGGCCGCCGAGTACAGCCGGGAACACGGGATGGAAGGCGTTGTCGCAAAACGTCGTTCGTCGACCTATCAGCAGGGGCGACGATCGAATTCGTGGCTCAAGCACAAGAACTGGAGCGACATCGAAGTCGTGATCGGCGGCTGGCGTCCGGGCCGCGGGAACCGCGCACACACCATCGGCTCTCTGCTGCTCGGCCTGCCCGAGGAGACCGGCCTGCGCTACGTGGGCCGCGTCGGTACCGGCTTCACCGAAGCCCAACTCAGCGCTCTCGCAGAAGAACTCGAGCCGCTGACCATCCGGCGGTCGCCGTTCCTGGACAAACTGGACCGGCCGGTCGCGGCGAATGCGGTGTGGGTACTGCCGAAGATCGTCGGCGAGGTGCGGTTCATGGACTGGACGAGCACCGGTCATCTCCGACATCCGAGCTGGCGGGGAATCCGGCGTGACAAACTCCCCGGCGACCTCTGA
- a CDS encoding metallophosphoesterase, with product MFVVAHISDLHFNGTRFNRARIESTLSYLNARADGIDALLVTGDIADEGTPREYVEAYRVLDSPLPTLVTVGNHDLRENYSEVLGDERSTAPVNSSLLVDDVLLLSVDSSIPGRNDGYLDDDTLAWMSAQIDAVGADTRVLVAFHHPPVTIGMTFMDTIRQTGEERLAELVATHPNIVGFVCGHAHSACVTRFADRPLAIAPGVASTLNLPFEGTEIINRGQPPGIAFHLIDGDRLITHFRSVMF from the coding sequence GTGTTCGTCGTTGCCCATATCAGCGACCTCCATTTCAACGGAACACGGTTCAACCGTGCCCGGATCGAGTCGACCCTGAGTTACCTCAACGCGCGCGCCGACGGCATCGACGCGTTACTGGTCACCGGCGACATCGCCGACGAGGGCACACCGCGCGAGTATGTCGAGGCTTACCGTGTCCTGGATTCGCCGCTGCCGACGCTGGTCACCGTCGGCAACCACGACCTGCGTGAGAATTACAGCGAGGTACTCGGCGATGAGCGCAGCACGGCACCGGTCAACTCTTCGTTGCTCGTCGACGACGTGTTGTTGCTGTCGGTGGACAGTTCCATCCCCGGTCGCAACGACGGCTACCTCGACGACGACACCCTCGCGTGGATGTCCGCGCAGATCGACGCCGTCGGCGCCGATACCCGCGTCCTGGTGGCCTTTCACCATCCCCCCGTCACCATCGGCATGACCTTCATGGACACCATCCGCCAAACCGGTGAGGAGCGCCTCGCCGAGCTCGTGGCGACCCACCCGAACATCGTCGGCTTCGTTTGCGGTCACGCACATTCGGCGTGCGTCACCCGCTTCGCCGACCGGCCCCTGGCCATCGCCCCGGGCGTCGCCTCCACGCTGAACCTCCCGTTCGAAGGTACCGAGATCATCAACCGTGGCCAGCCACCGGGCATCGCATTCCACCTGATCGACGGCGACCGCCTCATCACCCATTTCCGCTCGGTGATGTTCTGA
- a CDS encoding dienelactone hydrolase family protein: protein MTETTGEMLTITAADGPAEAYMARPVSADADATWPGVLFLIDAIGLRPQIETMVDRIASWGYVVLAPNVFYRSGSAAETSPDGPLLDDDSRAAFFAGVRPRMQALTTDLARRDLGSYLDALHTQPGVRPGAIGVTGYCMGGRLALLAAATRPDDVAAVGMFHTGGVVTDAPDSPHLSLGDVRAEVLAVHADHDQSMPPEAIAQFEHALTSSGVTHHASVYPGAAHGYTMADTAPYNHDAAEYHYAELQKLFDRTLH, encoded by the coding sequence ATGACCGAGACCACCGGAGAGATGCTCACCATCACTGCGGCCGACGGGCCCGCCGAGGCGTACATGGCGCGGCCGGTGTCGGCCGACGCCGACGCCACCTGGCCCGGAGTGCTGTTTCTCATCGACGCGATCGGTCTGCGTCCGCAGATCGAGACGATGGTCGATCGGATCGCTTCGTGGGGCTATGTGGTGTTGGCGCCCAACGTGTTCTACCGCAGCGGCAGTGCTGCCGAGACCTCGCCGGACGGGCCGCTCCTCGACGATGACAGCCGAGCCGCCTTCTTCGCCGGGGTGCGACCCCGCATGCAGGCGCTCACCACCGACCTTGCCCGGCGTGATCTCGGCTCGTACCTCGATGCGCTGCATACTCAACCCGGGGTGCGGCCCGGTGCCATCGGTGTAACCGGATACTGCATGGGCGGACGGTTGGCGCTGTTGGCCGCCGCCACCCGTCCCGATGATGTTGCCGCCGTGGGCATGTTCCACACCGGCGGGGTGGTGACCGACGCTCCCGACAGCCCGCATCTGTCACTGGGCGACGTGCGCGCGGAGGTCCTCGCCGTGCACGCCGACCATGATCAGTCGATGCCCCCGGAGGCGATCGCCCAGTTCGAGCACGCCCTCACCTCGAGCGGGGTGACTCATCACGCGAGCGTGTATCCCGGTGCGGCGCACGGCTACACGATGGCCGACACCGCACCGTACAACCACGACGCGGCCGAGTACCACTACGCGGAGCTACAGAAGTTGTTCGACCGTACGCTGCACTGA
- a CDS encoding solute carrier family 23 protein has translation MPKIGDRSHIHSRPAIREVIRYDLPASLVVFLVALPLSIGIAIASGAPVMAGLIAAVIGGVVAGVIGGSPLQVSGPAAGLTVVVAELVANFGWKVTCAITVCAGVLQILFGLSRIAGAALAIAPVVVHAMLAGIGITIALQQIHVLLGGSSSSSAVANITGLPDQLIELNVAEASVGLLVIAALLAWPRLPATVRKVPGPLGAIVLATVVAMIAGLDVKRITLDGNFFESIALPELPRGNWSAFILGVLTVALIASVESLLSAVAVDKMHDGPRSNFNRELLGQGSANMVSGVLGGLPVTGVIVRSSTNVATGARTRWSAILHGVWVFVFAVFLTALVEQIPTAALAGLLVVIGMQLVKLAHMKTALRTGDLWVYGVTVTAVVFLNLLEGVAIGLALAVVLVLWRVIRPDTHTEEQPDGRHIVRVRGSLSFLSLPRMNSLLRRIPEGAPVTIELDTDFLDHAASEMLEDWIRARRAAGGEVIILERGRARIEHAWQAPPRRHTGGIVGLTPWRSRSTVADDEQVAEVPAPLRSIMAGVTEYHRDHAEVLRGHLSDVVDYQEPDAFFLTCADSRIMPNIITSSGPGDLFTLRNVGNLVPTGDHADCSIEAALDFAISEVGVSSVVVCGHSSCGAMRALHLQADTAPADTSMARWLRHGVPSVSAMRLGHPAGRAAAAMGFTEIDQLAVVNVAKQVETLSRHHLAGRAAAESSLRIIGLYFDIRTGRVYEVSQTGLHAAGVGHHVSRMLEREPVVDH, from the coding sequence ATGCCAAAAATCGGGGATCGATCGCACATACATTCAAGACCGGCCATACGAGAAGTGATTCGCTACGATCTGCCGGCATCGCTCGTCGTGTTCCTCGTGGCGTTGCCGCTGTCGATCGGAATCGCGATCGCCTCGGGTGCCCCGGTGATGGCCGGTCTCATCGCCGCAGTCATCGGCGGTGTGGTCGCCGGTGTGATAGGCGGTAGCCCCCTTCAGGTTTCGGGTCCGGCTGCCGGGTTGACGGTGGTCGTGGCCGAGCTCGTCGCCAACTTCGGGTGGAAGGTCACCTGCGCGATCACCGTGTGCGCCGGTGTGCTGCAGATCCTGTTCGGGCTCAGCCGAATCGCCGGGGCGGCACTGGCGATCGCACCGGTGGTCGTACACGCGATGCTCGCCGGTATCGGAATCACCATCGCGCTCCAGCAGATTCATGTTCTGCTCGGTGGGAGTTCGTCGAGTTCGGCGGTTGCCAACATCACCGGACTACCCGATCAATTGATCGAGTTGAATGTCGCGGAGGCGTCGGTGGGACTTCTCGTCATCGCCGCGTTGCTGGCCTGGCCGCGGCTGCCCGCGACCGTCCGCAAGGTCCCCGGTCCGCTCGGTGCCATCGTCCTCGCCACGGTGGTGGCGATGATCGCAGGCCTCGACGTCAAGCGAATCACACTGGACGGCAACTTCTTCGAGTCCATTGCGCTCCCCGAGCTCCCGCGCGGGAACTGGTCGGCGTTCATCCTCGGCGTGCTGACGGTGGCTCTGATCGCCAGCGTCGAGTCGCTGCTGTCGGCGGTTGCCGTGGACAAGATGCACGACGGCCCGCGCAGCAACTTCAACCGCGAACTGCTCGGGCAGGGCAGCGCGAACATGGTGTCGGGTGTGCTCGGCGGGCTGCCGGTCACCGGTGTCATCGTGCGCAGCTCCACCAACGTCGCGACCGGTGCGCGGACGCGGTGGTCGGCGATCCTGCACGGGGTCTGGGTGTTCGTCTTCGCGGTGTTCCTCACCGCGCTCGTCGAGCAGATCCCGACCGCCGCGTTGGCCGGGCTGCTGGTGGTCATCGGCATGCAGCTGGTCAAGCTCGCACACATGAAAACCGCTCTGCGGACCGGTGATCTGTGGGTTTACGGCGTCACCGTGACGGCCGTGGTGTTCCTCAATCTGCTCGAGGGTGTTGCGATCGGTCTGGCACTGGCCGTGGTTCTGGTGCTGTGGCGCGTCATCCGCCCCGACACCCACACCGAGGAGCAGCCCGACGGCCGCCACATCGTCCGAGTGCGTGGCTCGTTGAGCTTCCTGTCGCTGCCCCGGATGAACAGCCTGTTGCGCCGGATTCCGGAGGGTGCGCCTGTCACGATCGAGCTCGACACCGACTTCCTCGACCACGCCGCGTCGGAGATGCTCGAGGACTGGATTCGGGCCCGCCGCGCGGCCGGTGGTGAGGTGATCATCCTCGAACGTGGCCGTGCCCGAATCGAACACGCCTGGCAGGCTCCGCCGCGACGCCATACCGGCGGCATCGTCGGCCTGACCCCGTGGCGTAGCCGATCGACCGTCGCCGACGACGAGCAGGTCGCCGAGGTTCCGGCGCCGTTGCGCTCGATCATGGCCGGTGTCACCGAGTACCACCGCGATCATGCCGAGGTCCTGCGCGGGCACCTGTCCGACGTGGTGGACTATCAGGAGCCCGACGCGTTCTTCCTGACCTGTGCCGATTCCCGGATCATGCCCAACATCATCACCTCGAGCGGACCGGGTGACCTGTTCACCCTGCGCAACGTGGGCAACCTGGTGCCGACCGGTGATCACGCGGACTGCTCGATCGAGGCCGCCCTGGACTTCGCGATCAGCGAGGTCGGTGTCAGTTCGGTGGTGGTGTGCGGACATTCGTCCTGCGGCGCGATGCGCGCATTGCATCTGCAGGCCGATACCGCTCCGGCCGACACGTCGATGGCCCGCTGGCTGCGCCATGGGGTGCCCAGTGTGAGCGCGATGCGTCTGGGGCATCCGGCCGGACGTGCCGCTGCCGCCATGGGTTTCACCGAGATCGACCAGCTCGCCGTGGTCAACGTCGCCAAACAGGTCGAAACCCTGAGTCGGCACCACCTCGCCGGCCGCGCCGCCGCCGAATCCTCCCTGCGAATTATCGGTCTGTACTTCGACATCCGGACCGGCCGCGTCTACGAGGTGTCGCAGACCGGTCTGCACGCCGCCGGCGTGGGCCACCACGTCAGCCGGATGCTGGAGCGGGAGCCGGTCGTCGACCACTAG